Below is a genomic region from Helianthus annuus cultivar XRQ/B chromosome 2, HanXRQr2.0-SUNRISE, whole genome shotgun sequence.
TGTGTATTTCAAATGGCAGTCAAGTCAACCAAACCCCGATAGATGATGTTACGCCGACAACCACATTCCCCTCTGAAATTGACGTAGTCAGGCATAGAACATCATGAGGTTTCTATTTATTTAACAATGATTTGTTTTTCGAACTTGACAtcttttacaaccttcattacttaatacaacaattttttttaGGTATTTGAATTCATCCGCGTACTTTATTACCCCAATTTGCTGAAGTAGTTGATCAACCTTCCTTCCAAGATGGGAGCGTAGAAGATGATCCTTATAATTTTGTTTACAATGGTGTACCGGGAGAGCATTGTGTTTTAAAAGAACGAGGTGCATGTCCTAATTGTGGAGCAAAACAAtttcaatttgattttgataCCTTTTGTTGTATTAGTGGGAAAACTGTGTTAGCAAACTTAGAAATTCTAGAGGAATTGTACCGACTTTTCACGTCGCAAGATAAAATTGGAGATATGTTTAGGCAAAACATCCGTGCTTATAACACCGATTTTTCTTTTGCCTTAATGGGTGTGACATTGGATGATACATTGAAAAATATGAGAGACGGCGTATATACTTTTCGTGCACATAAAGGTATATATCACATAATCGACCAATTAGTTCCGAGGGATGGGACCCCTAGGTACTTGCACTTGTATTTCTACGATCCTGATACTGAGTTAGATTACAGACTCCGATGGCCAAATCTTGATCGGCGTATTACTCAGATTTTAACACGTGTTCTTTCTATAAACCCATATGTCGATACATTTAGAAGACTTGCGGAACTAGGACCTCTGGACAACTATAGAGTCACTTTGAACACTTCGGTTGAACTTGACCAAAGGGTGTACAACCGACCAACAACATCGGaggtatatataatattatattaattgCAATTATTTAATAGTATTGCTTATTTTATTTACTTATAGTTCACAATTATATAGGTTGCTGGCATTTGGGTTGAAGGTAATGAAAATATCACTTCGTATAAATGAAGTATTATTGTGTACGGTAGGTCAGAATATAGACAAACTATTCAGCCGTACTTCAGTTGTTACGATCCATTGTCGTATCCTCTATTTTTTCCTAATGGTGAGTCGGGTTGGCATGCTAACATACTACGTCACGGAGTATCAATTAATAGGATCGCAACAATGACAACATCGAAGGAGAAATGGAAGGTACCAACAATTTGTTATCCTTTTTAAGTGAAGATCATAAAAATAGCGTAATgcgttttatttttattaactgtttgttTTTAATACATCTTCATCGTTCAGAGGCTAACACACGAAGTGGTAGAACAACCGTAGCTATGCGAGAGTACTACTGTTACAAGTTCTAGATTCGATCTACCGAAAATGTGCTTTAGTTCGGTGGTAGGCTACTACAGCAGTTTGTGGTTGATGTTTACATAAAAATTGAGACGTCACGCTTAGAATTTTGTGAGAGAAACCAGGCTAAGATTCGGGCCGAATTGTACCAAGGTATTGTGGATTGCGTCAATACTGGTGAGGTTCATGCAAACAGAGTCGGGAAAAGAATTGTGTTGCCTGCATCTTTCATCGAGGGGCCTCGCGACACGCGACGTTGGTTTCTAGATGCGATGACTTTAGTTCAAGATGACGGCAAGCCTGATGTATACCTTACAATGACATGTAATCCTAAGTGGCCTGAGATATGTGATAATTTACATGTTGGTCAAACCGCACAAGATCGTCTAGACCTTGTTTCAAGAGTGTTCCGGGCTAAATTAGAAGATCTTAAGGATCAACTCTTCAAGAAACATGTCCTCGGGGAAGTTAAGGCATACGTCTGTGTCATTGAATTTCAAAAGCTGGGTTTTCCGCACACACATTTTTTCCTAATCATGTACCCGCAACACAAGATCAATAACACGGACAATTAGGATAAGGTTGTGTGTGCTGAAATTCCTAACAAACTAAGACATCCCAGATTGCATGAGATGGTTGTCAAGCACATGATTCACGGTCCTTGCGGCAATTTACGATCAAGCAGTCCTTGTATGCAGGGTGATCCTAAAATTTGTCGTTTTCGCTATCCTATACAATTTAACGAACAGACGACACAAGGAGAAGATTCGTATCCGTTGTATCGAAGGAGAGACACCGGGATAGAAGTAGACATACGAGGATAAACACTTGATAATAGATGGGTGGTCCCATATAACCCAAGGCTTTTGATGATGTTTAACTGCCACATGAATGTTGAAGTTTGCTCAAGTATAAAATCTGTGAAATATCTTTTTAAATATGTTTATAAAGGACATGACAAACAGGTTATTCAAGTCGATCAAAGTGAGTCAGGGGTTGTTATTAATGAGATAAAAAGATTTCAAGATGCACGCTACATATCGCCCCAAGAGGCTATGTGGCGCATTTTTTCCTTCTctctttctcaaatctttcctGCTGTTCTAGCCTTACAACTTTATCTCCCAAATAATTAGATGGTTATATTTAGAGATGATGACATAATGCCTAATATTGTTGATAGGGAAAGGGATAAGAGAACCATGCTAACAACATTTTTTTGAGATAAATAGAAACGATGAAACAGCAAGGGTACATttgtataaagattttccaaaatACTTTACGTGGAATGGAAGCACACGCCGTTGGAGTCGTCGTTTTGGTAAAAAACAAAGAGGTCGTATCGTTTTCGCTAATCCAGCCGAAGGAGAAAGGTACTACTTACGCCTACTTTTGTCAAATGTCAGAGGGCCAACTTCTTTTGAACATCTTTGCACAGTTAATGGTCAACAGTGTGAGACATTTCGGAAAGTAGCTCTTGAGTTAGTCTTAATAGAAGACGATGAATATCTATCACAATGTCTCGAAGAAGCCTCTATGTTTCAGTTTCCCAATGCTCTTAGAAGGTTATTTGCAACCATAATGATTTTTTGCCAACCTGGAGATATTTGAAAGTTATGGAATGACCACTTTGATTCACTCTCTGAAGATCATCGGTTACACTGTCAAAGTATAGAACGAGTTCAAAATATGGTTCTTACCGAAATTAGTGTCTTGGTACAATCCATGGGTAGAAAGATCAATGAATTCAACCTTCCTAAGATAACAGACGATGTTAACTTACAAGATGCAGGTTATCGTGAGTTACAAGAAGAGTATGGGATTGTTTTGGAACCTGAACACTTGAGTGCCAAAGATTCACTTAATCCGGACAAAAAAACGTGTTTGATGAGATCATGATGCATGTTGATAATGATCTTCCAGGCGTGTTCTTTATTGATGGTCCAGGTGGAACTGGAAAAAAACATTTTTGTACATTGCCTTGCTTGCTGAAATTCGGTCACGTGGTCTTATTGCTCTCGCAACAGCTTCAGCAGGTGCATCGGCTAATAATATGCCAGGAGGTAGAACGGCTCACTTGAGATTCAAGATTATTCTTAATCTTGAAAATAATTCAATGTGCAATATCAAAAAATAGAGTGGGGCCGCTAAACTGATTCGGTTTGCCAAAATAATCATATGGGATGAAGCGTCGATGGCTAAACGACAGGCGATAGAGGCAGTCGATCGTACATTCCAAGACATTATAGGTGTTAGTCTCCCATTTGGTGGGAAGATAATGGTTATGGGAGGTGACTTCAGACAGGTGTTGCCGGTTATTAAACGTGGCACTCGAGCACAGATTGTAGACTCCAGCGTACGAATGTCACCTCTTTGGTCTTTGACTAAGAAGATGCGGTTGACCATAAATATGAGAGCGCTGAAAGATCCATGGTTTTCTAAATTTCTTCTAAGAGTCGGTGATGGAACTGAAGAACCAATCGAAGGAAACTATATCCGCATACCTGATGACATGACAATTCAGTGCAACAACAGAGAAAACGCTATAAAAGAATTGATCCATGCCATCTTTCCATCAATTGAAGATAATGTATATTCTTCAGATTATATAATCTCTAGAGCAATATTGTCCACTAAAAATGAGAGTGTTGACGAGATTAATAATCAAATGATTGaaatttttcaaggggaggaaaAAATTTATTACAGTTTTGATGAAGCTGAAGACGATCAGTGCAACTTCTATCCAGTCGAGTTCTTAAACTCGCTAAATGTTAGTGGTTTGCCGCCTCATAAGCTTCGTTTAAAAATTGGATGCCCAATAATAGTGTTACGTAATATCGATCCATCACATGGCCTGTCTAATGGCACGCGGTTGATATGTAAGGGTTTCATGCGAAATGTTATTGATGCGGAAATTGCAGTCAGTCAACATGCCGGAAAAAGAGTTTTTTTTTGCCAAGAATCCCTCTAACCATTTCTGAAGATGACATGTTCCCATTCAAGctgaaaagaaaacaatttccaATTCGACTTAGCTTTTCCATGACGATTAATAAAGCTCATGGTCAAACAATTCCGAACGTTGGTATTTATCTACCGGATTCTGTATTTTCACATGGACAACTTTATGACGCATTATCAAGAGGGATTTCAAGACAAAGTACGAAGGTGTTGGTACATCTCGTCAAAGAATTCAAACAACGCGGAGTTTACACCTCAAATGTTGTCTACCAGGAAGTGTTGCGTGATTAATTAATCGCATCCGTATCAAAACAAAGGTAAGTTAGTAGATTTTGTGCCTTATTTGCTTCCAGAAATTACCTTTTAATTACTATTTTAAAGCACCTGTAAGCGTCTAACATTTTTTTTATGTGTCGAAATCTAGTACATTAGAGGAGAAGATACAAGAAAGTCATAAGCGAACGGATGTATTGTTAaaacaggaagagatacaagagactccccgcattttgttttttttttgttttgtccAGCTACTTGACtgttttgaactcttcttgtttttaattacatCTACTTCCTTGTTTTGTACTCTTCTTGTAGAAGATCACGCTGAATCTACACCTAAAAAAAATTATTCGAGTATATCACCAAAGAATCGATAAACTAACAGAAAAACCAGTGCCATCATTTCACGAATAAAaaaactaacttaagtactatacaatatatcacgagacGACGTACAAACTAACATTAAACGAGTATCCTGTTGTAAATcgccactcccgccgcatcgcacgggtaagtgactagtatatatatatatatatatataatatatatatatatatatatata
It encodes:
- the LOC110893807 gene encoding uncharacterized protein LOC110893807, with the translated sequence MAKRQAIEAVDRTFQDIIGVSLPFGGKIMVMGGDFRQVLPVIKRGTRAQIVDSSVRMSPLWSLTKKMRLTINMRALKDPWFSKFLLRVGDGTEEPIEGNYIRIPDDMTIQCNNRENAIKELIHAIFPSIEDNVYSSDYIISRAILSTKNESVDEINNQMIEIFQGEEKIYYSFDEAEDDQCNFYPVEFLNSLNVSGLPPHKLRLKIGCPIIVLRNIDPSHGLSNGTRLICKGFMRNVIDAEIAVSQHAGKRVFFCQESL